A genomic window from Cytobacillus suaedae includes:
- the rsmB gene encoding 16S rRNA (cytosine(967)-C(5))-methyltransferase RsmB: MNKGNVREAALEILLSIEKNQAYSNLLLNKMIEKNSIKGKDIGLLTEIVYGTIQRRDVLDYYLAPFIKKQKKLELWVTILLRLSVYQMIFLDRVPDRAIFFEAVEIAKRRGHKGISSMVNGVLRTLQREGAPSIEEIGDPVKRLAIETSHPEWLVKRWVEQMGYEEAKKMCEINLIPPSQTARVNLSRTTIEEVLTMLKEEGYEVEKGDLSEDSVKITKGNLVSSHAFSEGYLTIQDESSMLVARALDIQHNHQVLDSCAAPGGKTTHIAELLKNSGQVMSLDLHEHKVRLINQQVSRLKLTNVKTLAMDSRKAEGQFEKESFDRILVDAPCSGFGVIRRKPDIKFAKRENDIEKLSSIQLSILQAVSPLLKKGGILVYSTCTIDKEENTEIIEKFLSENPDFEQDSTLNDRLPTRVHPYIKDGQLQIYPQYFETDGFYIASLRKQV; this comes from the coding sequence ATGAATAAGGGAAATGTACGCGAAGCAGCATTGGAGATTTTACTATCAATCGAGAAAAATCAGGCATACAGTAATCTTCTTTTGAACAAAATGATTGAAAAAAACAGCATCAAAGGAAAAGACATTGGTTTATTAACAGAAATCGTCTATGGTACTATTCAAAGGCGTGATGTTTTAGATTATTACTTAGCTCCATTTATAAAAAAACAAAAAAAACTGGAATTATGGGTAACTATCCTATTAAGACTATCAGTATATCAAATGATTTTTTTAGATAGGGTTCCAGACAGGGCAATCTTTTTCGAGGCAGTAGAGATTGCAAAAAGAAGAGGACATAAAGGAATTTCATCAATGGTGAATGGGGTATTACGAACCTTACAACGAGAAGGTGCACCCTCAATTGAGGAAATTGGTGATCCGGTTAAACGTCTTGCCATTGAAACAAGTCATCCAGAGTGGCTTGTCAAAAGATGGGTTGAACAGATGGGATACGAAGAAGCAAAAAAAATGTGTGAGATAAACCTTATTCCCCCTTCTCAAACAGCTCGTGTTAATCTCTCTAGAACAACTATAGAAGAAGTTCTAACGATGTTAAAGGAAGAAGGTTATGAAGTAGAAAAAGGGGACCTATCAGAGGATAGTGTTAAAATAACCAAAGGAAATCTAGTTTCTTCTCATGCATTTAGTGAAGGCTATCTAACGATACAGGATGAAAGCTCAATGCTGGTAGCACGTGCTTTAGATATACAGCATAATCATCAAGTGCTAGATAGTTGTGCGGCACCAGGCGGGAAAACGACACACATTGCTGAATTACTTAAAAATAGCGGACAAGTCATGTCGTTAGATCTTCACGAGCATAAGGTAAGACTAATTAACCAACAGGTTAGTCGTTTAAAATTAACAAATGTTAAGACTCTTGCTATGGATAGTAGGAAGGCAGAAGGTCAATTTGAAAAGGAATCTTTTGATCGAATTTTAGTTGATGCACCATGTTCAGGGTTTGGTGTAATTAGAAGAAAACCTGATATAAAATTTGCTAAAAGGGAAAACGATATTGAAAAACTGTCATCTATCCAGTTATCCATATTGCAAGCTGTTTCACCCCTTCTAAAGAAAGGTGGTATACTTGTCTATAGTACTTGTACAATTGACAAAGAAGAAAACACAGAGATTATAGAAAAGTTTCTTTCTGAAAATCCTGATTTTGAGCAAGATTCTACATTAAACGATAGACTTCCTACTAGAGTTCACCCATATATTAAGGATGGTCAATTACAAATATATCCTCAATATTTTGAAACGGATGGATTCTATATTGCAAGTCTTAGAAAGCAGGTGTAA
- a CDS encoding peptide deformylase, with protein MSELKLVEYPNDILETKCKQVTSFNSDLINLLDSMHEIMVEADGVGLAAPQVGIDKQIAIVEIDDEHGRIDLINPVILEMKGEQIGPEGCLSFPGLFGEVKRADYVKVQAKDHRGETFILEAEGFLSRAIQHEIDHLNGILFTSKVTRYYDEGELEG; from the coding sequence TTGTCAGAACTGAAACTAGTTGAATATCCAAACGATATTCTAGAAACAAAATGTAAACAGGTTACATCGTTTAATAGTGACCTTATAAATCTTCTAGATTCTATGCATGAAATAATGGTTGAGGCTGATGGAGTGGGATTAGCAGCACCTCAAGTTGGCATTGATAAACAAATCGCAATCGTAGAAATTGATGATGAACATGGTCGAATTGACCTAATTAATCCTGTCATTTTAGAGATGAAGGGAGAACAAATTGGTCCAGAAGGCTGTTTAAGTTTTCCGGGCCTTTTTGGCGAAGTAAAACGTGCTGACTATGTGAAAGTACAAGCAAAAGACCATCGTGGAGAAACCTTTATTCTAGAAGCAGAAGGTTTTTTATCAAGAGCGATACAGCACGAAATAGATCATTTGAATGGAATATTATTTACATCAAAGGTCACCCGATACTATGATGAAGGTGAACTTGAAGGGTAG
- a CDS encoding methionyl-tRNA formyltransferase: MEKMIFMGTPDFSVPVLRQLIDDGYDVVAVVTQPDRPVGRKRVLTPPPVKVEAEKHGIPVLQPNKIREPEEIKKVLEFKPDLIVTAAFGQILPNEILETPKHGCINVHASLLPELRGGAPIHYSIIQGKEKTGITIMYMVEKLDAGDILTQVEVPIEEKDTVGSLHDKLSVAGSKLLSETIPLLLSNKLEPIKQDDQKATFAYNIKREQEKIDWNKSGVDIYNHIRGLNPWPVAYTTFRSDVIKIWAGEKVEYNKEKLSPGSIVEIDEDGFVVSTGSEIGIKITELQPAGKKRMPTKQFLQGNQLEIGEKLGGQDE, from the coding sequence ATGGAAAAAATGATATTCATGGGTACACCTGATTTTTCAGTACCAGTATTACGACAATTAATTGATGACGGTTATGATGTGGTTGCAGTTGTTACACAACCTGATCGTCCAGTTGGAAGAAAACGTGTTCTGACTCCGCCACCTGTAAAAGTGGAAGCAGAAAAACACGGCATTCCAGTCCTTCAGCCAAATAAAATTCGTGAACCAGAAGAGATAAAAAAAGTATTAGAATTTAAACCAGATTTAATTGTAACTGCAGCATTTGGTCAAATTTTACCTAATGAGATATTAGAAACTCCTAAACATGGCTGTATTAATGTACATGCATCATTACTTCCAGAACTTAGAGGTGGTGCACCGATTCATTATTCAATTATCCAAGGTAAAGAAAAAACAGGAATCACAATCATGTACATGGTAGAAAAATTAGATGCAGGTGATATTTTAACTCAGGTAGAAGTACCGATTGAGGAAAAAGATACCGTAGGCTCTTTACATGACAAGCTTAGTGTAGCTGGATCAAAGCTACTGTCAGAAACAATCCCGTTATTATTATCGAATAAATTAGAACCTATTAAGCAAGATGACCAAAAGGCTACCTTTGCTTACAATATCAAACGAGAACAGGAAAAAATTGATTGGAATAAGTCAGGAGTAGATATCTATAATCACATCCGTGGCTTAAATCCTTGGCCTGTTGCTTATACAACTTTTAGAAGTGATGTTATAAAAATATGGGCAGGGGAGAAAGTAGAATATAACAAAGAAAAATTGTCACCTGGTTCCATTGTAGAAATTGACGAAGATGGTTTTGTTGTGAGTACAGGTAGTGAAATAGGTATTAAAATTACCGAGCTTCAGCCAGCAGGTAAAAAACGGATGCCGACAAAACAGTTTTTACAGGGAAATCAACTCGAAATTGGTGAAAAGTTAGGCGGTCAAGATGAATAA